CTACCCTCTTCTTAaatattcctcctcctcccgttttCTTATCTGGTGTTTGTTCAGCCGCCTGATGTGTTTACCAGCTCATCAAAGACCGTCTCTGACTTCCACAGCGCTAGAAGGTTGCGCCTCCGCCCTCTTATGTTTTACCTTCATATACTCACTCTCCTCTTTGGCTCACTCGTCCACTAATGCTCCCCATTAGGTCTGTTGGAGATCTTTCTTACTCAGACTCccattaaaggctttcttcctCCCCCTTTTTGGTCCCTCTTCTTGTCAAATAGAGCCATGGCTCTGAGGGCAAAATGCCGAGTGAAGAAGTGACCACCCACTGGGCTTTGTTTAACTCTTTGCCCCGACAGACagaaggcctgtgtgtgtgtgtgtgtgtgtgtgtgtgtgtgtgtgtgtgtgtgtgtgtgtgtgtgtgtgtgtgtgtgtgtgtgtgtgtgtgtgtgtgtgtgtgtgtagcaggtaAAAGAGGCCccagaataaaacaaatttaaataaaatactgACTTAATAATGCTGTTTTCTTTAGGGCCAAGTAGATTCCAGTAATATATAGTTAATATCAGTGTCATCGTGTCTGATGAATTCGATATCACAAGGATTCTTTCCTGCTGTGAATTGAGCAAGCTGCGAAAGCGCAAAACTCGAATAATTCATGTTGTAGCTCAGCTATTCAGCACGACGCCGTCCCACCTCCTGCCGCTTAATGTCATCTAAACTGGAGAGTTATCCGTGGAGGGTATCTCACACTTCTCTTTAGGATCCTCAGGCATTACAAATTCATTGAGCAGCTCCTTTCAATGTGGCGACATCGTCTGCCTGCAGTTTTGCCTTAAGCCTAAAATAGGCTCTTTGACTTGATTCTCGCTGTCTCCTCTCAGCTCTCATCTGACAGGATGTCTTTTTCCTTCTGTTGCCCAACACAGGAACAACAGCACCCACACAGGCTCAAGATGACGTAATCAACCTTGCAATAACGGTGGCTTCATTGCTTTTGAAGTTCTGTCATTTAGGCATATTGGGGTCCATCCAGGTCAGATGGTGACATAGAGAAGCCCAGCCATATCATTGCAATTATTTATTGGTTGGTTACTGTATGGTTAAAGAGTAAACATATGAAAAACCATTGATTAGTACATTTGAGATTATGAAAAAGATTTACTACCAGTACATGAAACTTAACAGTGATTAATGCAAGTATTTGGTTatgtcttgtttttgtgtggTAGAAATAAGCATAATAAAGCTGTATGTGAGGTGAACTGTATCTGAAAAAAGAGCTACCTCCTGCATTCGCACGAAAACCCAAGTCAGGCAGCCTCGTAAGTACTGTGCTTTGTTGCACCTTATCACGTTACGGCACCTGGTTCCCATGACAACAGCATCCCTTgggtgtgaggtggggtgacGCGCTTTAAGCCAGTTTGACAGCACCCAGGAACGTGGCGTCTCCGTCCAAGGACACGTTGGCTGTGGAACGAGGGATCAGGAGCTCCAGCAGATCATCGACCTCCAGCTTCACAATACCTGGAGAAAAGCCTCACTTTAAGCCTTGGACTAGCGAGTCTCTGGTTCTCCTAAAGCTTAtagacacaggcacacacaacTGGAGAGGGTTTCTGAAAACCTTTCCAAACACCTGAATTAATGAGTTTATAGGCATAACTGGAAATAAGCAACACCCCAGACTCACCTCCTGTGTAGCAGGTGTTGTAAGGGTGAAGACGGTTCATGTTCTGGATGCAGCGGAACAGGGTCACATACTGAGGCTCATCTCCCACCACATTTCTCTTCTTCCGTATCACCACATGGCCCATTGCAAACGTTGTGTCCATGTAGTACACCTGTGTAGTATTCCACATCGTATACTCTCCTTAATCCACTGTACTGAGACTGCTTAGTGATTTCCTGTTTGAATCCTGCAGATTTacaggcagcgcagcagcaccGCCATGTGGACACATGATGCAATGACAACCAGTGGACCCACCTGACTGTACACGAAATAGTAGCCCTCCTCTTTGACTAGAATGCTGTCTCTGCCTGCCTCCAGGGACGAGCCCCTCCTCAGCCCGACCTGCCAGGGGATACCTGTGTATGGCTCAAAGGCAatttctgatttaaaaaaaagtattaattAAAAATCCTTTCAAAGCAGCTGGAGATGACAGCAAGATAATCTGTCTCAGTTCTGTTTAAAATACTGATTATGTAAAAATGTGAATTacgtgaaataaataaataagtatgaCTGACCTTTACTGAaggttttcctgctgctgtttgccaaCAACTGCAGACACGGCTGAGACACTGTAACAAAAATGGCCTGATCAGAGTTTTCTTATAACCCGTCtgtttccttctgcttctgctcgTCTTAAATGGTGAATCCATTCCCAGTATTAGAATTAAATAACAGCCCGTGGCAAAGTAAAGGCCACGATGTACTTGAGGTTTTTCCTATTTACTAGAAAACCACCACAGATGCAGAAATGAGCATAAACAGTAGCGTTACATGTACCTTTCTCTTCTCCGGTCACCATTCGAATGGTTCTGATCAAGGTGACGTCGTGATCAGACGGAGGTTGGTAGAAGGCCTCCTCGCTTCTCCCGCCACGGACAGTATCAGTCTGCGCACACGCAACACGCACAAAGACAAAAGTTTGGCCGTCTGTGCGACCCGACGCCGGCGCCGATGCAGATGCTGCGTATTTCACACCTCACCTGTCCCTCGTGCTCGGCCTCCTGTCCCTCGTGTCTCCTGCGACACACGTCTGACTTCAGACCCTCCACCTCGGCTCTGAGAGCCATCAGCTGGTACAGGGAGAACGCCGAGAACGAGGACGAGGTGAAAACGGCGAGCGTCAGCGCGATCGCCGGCCACGACGCCCTGCCTTCGCTGGACCGTTTGCCGCCTGCGAACACTGCCATCGCAGGACCCACGCAGTCGCTCAGGAGCTCACACTGGCCGCATGTCCAGTCGCACGCTTGCCTACACTGTCTCTGACCGACGAACAGCACAAATACTCAAGGTTTGCGTGTGTCAGTGTATCCTCTCTGGAGCATCCAGCCGTACTGTAACTCTTGTGTGGCCCAATAATGTCCTTGACTGACTGGAGGGACTACGCAGAAAGAAAACTGTACAAAAGCAGCTTCCCCTCTACTGTTCCGCTCAGCTAACCACACTCAGCTTCCTGCCTGTCCAGCAGCTCTAACTAATGTCTCCGCTTTTTTATGTCTCCCTCCTTCCACTTCACAACAACTTCTCCGCGTGGAGTGGACTAAATGAGAGATTATCGCAGGCAGGGGGAGGCACAGGAAGGTTAGACTTGGCAGTTGTGACAGTGTGGGAAGCAAACGAGGGGAGTATGTCTTCAAATTAAATAGAAAGGCATTTGAGTGACACCATTTGAGCTGACAGAGGAGCCAGCAAGCTGTAAAAGAGGGAAGTGTCAACATTGCTTAAACTTTAAAAGGCAGCATAACAGAATAAACTGCAAATC
This genomic interval from Betta splendens chromosome 21, fBetSpl5.4, whole genome shotgun sequence contains the following:
- the tnfsf13b gene encoding tumor necrosis factor ligand superfamily member 13B isoform X2; amino-acid sequence: MAVFAGGKRSSEGRASWPAIALTLAVFTSSSFSAFSLYQLMALRAEVEGLKSDVCRRRHEGQEAEHEGQTDTVRGGRSEEAFYQPPSDHDVTLIRTIRMVTGEEKVSQPCLQLLANSSRKTFSKGIPWQVGLRRGSSLEAGRDSILVKEEGYYFVYSQVYYMDTTFAMGHVVIRKKRNVVGDEPQYVTLFRCIQNMNRLHPYNTCYTGGIVKLEVDDLLELLIPRSTANVSLDGDATFLGAVKLA
- the tnfsf13b gene encoding tumor necrosis factor ligand superfamily member 13B isoform X1, which encodes MAVFAGGKRSSEGRASWPAIALTLAVFTSSSFSAFSLYQLMALRAEVEGLKSDVCRRRHEGQEAEHEGQTDTVRGGRSEEAFYQPPSDHDVTLIRTIRMVTGEEKVSQPCLQLLANSSRKTFSKEIAFEPYTGIPWQVGLRRGSSLEAGRDSILVKEEGYYFVYSQVYYMDTTFAMGHVVIRKKRNVVGDEPQYVTLFRCIQNMNRLHPYNTCYTGGIVKLEVDDLLELLIPRSTANVSLDGDATFLGAVKLA